A genomic region of Ignavibacteria bacterium contains the following coding sequences:
- a CDS encoding T9SS type A sorting domain-containing protein produces the protein MSIFTKFFIFLSFIFLTHNFSNAQDVSVGFSHDINVPAQDNPLWGNDVMIVNNEPEGPIGGIKANDGTIWVAINDTTISDGRGLVFYKSTNSGANWTQHGTFIQPAFIADQVKMLKAGDSTYCFFRIAGSIYRFNVGNNSFDAFDSTNVSHFDVVSSSTNNLYLFWSNTFNQVRRIGSVDGGFTWSGAGLVSSSTWKPNMFMSPSGDTLSLTYRGAGDDMTVINRFGYRESGPGTMATVSPSGAVLTAGTPRSQYYPFKYLNVVWIVYTEGTSPGMSLKCIVSTNNGTNFGAPIDIAANVNVDNFWFSGGISPTGSFRGLDLFWVKDSAGATDKLMYVGCQVTTPSTFPTPATISQNPPVFSTRGYTPCAIELGNADVGVVFVALNSGTRRVYFDRYDAITGIRNNNTIADNYSLSQNYPNPFNPSTTINFSIPKSEYVSLKVYDIMGKEIATLVNSEMNMGSYSVDFNAANLSSGVYFYKLISGDFTEVKRMTLIK, from the coding sequence ATGTCAATTTTTACAAAATTTTTTATCTTTTTATCTTTCATTTTTTTAACTCACAACTTTTCTAATGCACAAGATGTTAGTGTCGGATTTTCACATGATATTAATGTGCCTGCACAGGATAACCCTTTATGGGGAAATGATGTAATGATTGTTAATAATGAACCTGAAGGTCCTATCGGAGGCATTAAAGCCAATGACGGAACAATATGGGTAGCAATAAACGATACTACAATCAGTGACGGAAGAGGGTTGGTTTTTTATAAATCAACAAACTCAGGTGCAAACTGGACTCAGCACGGAACATTCATTCAACCTGCATTTATTGCAGACCAGGTGAAAATGTTAAAAGCCGGAGATTCTACATATTGCTTCTTCAGAATAGCAGGATCAATTTATAGATTTAACGTTGGAAACAATTCCTTTGATGCATTCGATTCTACAAATGTTAGCCACTTTGATGTTGTTTCATCGTCAACAAATAATTTATACTTGTTCTGGTCAAATACTTTTAACCAGGTGAGAAGAATTGGTTCTGTTGACGGCGGTTTTACATGGAGCGGAGCAGGTTTAGTTTCATCAAGTACCTGGAAACCAAATATGTTTATGTCTCCATCAGGCGATACTTTATCATTAACCTATAGAGGAGCAGGTGATGATATGACTGTAATTAACAGGTTCGGATATAGAGAATCAGGTCCTGGCACAATGGCAACTGTTTCGCCTTCAGGAGCTGTTTTAACAGCAGGGACACCGCGTTCGCAGTATTATCCTTTTAAATATCTGAATGTTGTATGGATTGTTTACACTGAAGGAACTTCCCCGGGAATGTCCTTAAAATGTATCGTAAGCACTAATAACGGAACAAATTTTGGAGCTCCGATTGACATAGCAGCAAATGTAAATGTTGATAATTTTTGGTTCTCAGGAGGAATATCACCTACGGGTTCTTTCCGCGGTCTTGATTTATTCTGGGTTAAAGACAGTGCTGGCGCAACAGATAAGTTAATGTATGTTGGCTGCCAGGTTACAACTCCATCAACCTTTCCGACCCCTGCAACTATTTCTCAAAACCCTCCGGTATTTTCTACCAGAGGCTATACGCCATGTGCAATTGAATTAGGCAATGCAGATGTCGGAGTTGTATTTGTTGCTTTAAATTCAGGAACACGAAGAGTTTATTTTGACAGATATGATGCTATTACCGGCATAAGAAATAATAATACAATTGCTGACAATTATTCATTGTCGCAAAATTATCCTAACCCGTTCAACCCGTCAACAACAATTAACTTCAGTATTCCTAAATCAGAATATGTATCCTTAAAAGTTTATGATATAATGGGAAAAGAAATTGCTACATTAGTCAATAGCGAAATGAACATGGGTTCATACAGTGTTGATTTTAATGCAGCTAATTTATCTTCAGGAGTTTATTTCTATAAATTAATTTCAGGAGACTTTACCGAAGTTAAAAGAATGACTTTGATTAAATAA
- a CDS encoding DUF971 domain-containing protein: MEYPVKIQKSNDLLKLIWDSGETTEISLQKLRDECPCVHCKGESVIFNNYIPIKAPFKPQGFYEIEKIEPVGNYAIQITWKDGHNTGIYSWDVLEKLIK; this comes from the coding sequence ATGGAATATCCTGTAAAAATACAAAAATCAAATGACCTCTTAAAACTCATATGGGATAGCGGAGAGACAACTGAAATATCACTTCAAAAACTTCGTGATGAGTGTCCCTGCGTTCACTGCAAAGGCGAGAGTGTTATTTTTAATAACTACATACCCATAAAAGCACCTTTCAAACCGCAAGGTTTCTATGAAATAGAAAAGATTGAACCTGTCGGTAACTACGCAATCCAAATCACCTGGAAAGACGGACACAACACCGGAATTTATTCGTGGGATGTGCTGGAAAAATTGATAAAATAA
- a CDS encoding MFS transporter, with the protein MEFWRKNLYSIWFAQFFAMIGMSMVIPFLPFYVRELGVTDPKEVEHWSGLVFAAPFILSFIFTPIWGSVGDKYGRKPMVLRACFGLAISQLLIGLSANVYQLLVFRMVQGGVSGFIAASLALVSASTPKEKSGYAIGILQTSISAGTVIGPLIGGFLADITSHRNVFFITSVICLISGFMVWINVKEPVREFKPAGFSLFKNVEYAFKNKKLILALTSISLVTISISLAQPIFALFIETFEIDFAYMGTITGSIFGITGIFTVISSPWWGKRVDRKGYKKNILVAMSCASAAYFLHNLVPIVYLLYPVRAFLGFCVGGLVPVFYSYISKNAPEDRKGGMMGIASSFTLFGNMIGPLLCSAIVFKIHLHHIFWFSGAIMLINTLYIYFKFTDYKTPIKDPDIHKVIPAANGTDDVKRIDEALEKVDS; encoded by the coding sequence ATGGAGTTTTGGCGTAAGAATCTATATAGTATTTGGTTTGCGCAGTTCTTTGCTATGATTGGAATGAGTATGGTAATCCCTTTCCTCCCCTTCTATGTCAGAGAATTAGGCGTAACCGACCCGAAAGAGGTCGAACATTGGAGCGGGCTTGTATTCGCAGCACCGTTCATACTTTCCTTTATCTTCACTCCAATCTGGGGTTCTGTCGGTGATAAATATGGAAGAAAACCGATGGTTCTCCGTGCTTGTTTCGGTCTTGCAATCTCTCAATTATTAATCGGCTTATCTGCAAATGTCTACCAGCTTTTAGTCTTCAGAATGGTTCAGGGCGGTGTAAGCGGTTTTATCGCTGCATCACTTGCGCTTGTATCTGCAAGCACACCTAAAGAAAAATCCGGTTATGCAATTGGTATTTTGCAGACATCAATTTCAGCAGGCACTGTAATCGGACCTCTCATCGGAGGATTTCTTGCCGACATCACATCACACAGAAATGTTTTCTTCATAACATCGGTAATTTGCCTTATAAGCGGATTCATGGTATGGATTAACGTTAAAGAACCTGTCCGAGAATTTAAGCCCGCAGGATTTTCTTTATTTAAAAATGTTGAGTATGCTTTTAAAAATAAAAAATTAATTCTTGCATTAACTTCAATTTCGCTTGTAACCATTTCAATTTCACTTGCTCAGCCTATATTTGCATTATTCATTGAAACGTTTGAAATTGATTTTGCTTATATGGGAACCATCACAGGTTCGATTTTCGGAATCACAGGAATATTCACCGTCATCTCATCTCCCTGGTGGGGAAAGCGTGTTGACAGGAAAGGATATAAAAAAAATATTCTTGTTGCAATGTCATGTGCATCGGCTGCATATTTTCTTCACAATTTAGTTCCGATCGTTTATTTATTATATCCCGTGAGAGCATTTTTAGGATTTTGTGTCGGCGGACTTGTGCCGGTATTTTATTCTTACATAAGCAAGAACGCTCCCGAAGACCGCAAAGGTGGAATGATGGGAATTGCATCAAGCTTTACTCTGTTCGGGAATATGATTGGACCTTTGCTTTGTTCAGCAATAGTTTTCAAAATCCATCTTCATCATATATTCTGGTTTTCAGGAGCGATAATGCTCATTAATACATTATATATATATTTTAAATTCACTGATTACAAAACTCCAATAAAAGACCCTGACATACACAAAGTAATTCCGGCAGCTAACGGAACGGATGATGTGAAACGAATCGATGAAGCATTGGAAAAAGTAGACAGCTAA
- the glgP gene encoding alpha-glucan family phosphorylase codes for MQEIINQLRELSFNLYWSWTNDFYEIFEEINKDTWIWSQKNPVKFLEVINHQYLFDMVEKRNLNEKITSVYVNYKKYLSEKKYYDAILEVNNKPKDNSPQICYLSAEFGITKCLKFYSGGLGVLSGDHLKSSADLGLPLVAVGLGYLYGYFTQFITDKGVQSELYEKSDFHRMPMNLLTDDHYKPVKVSIELPGRIVKAQVWVVKLGNVKLYLLDTFVDENMVDDKRITDILYGGNIEKRIQQEILLGIGGKRLMNMLGYDIKTYHMNEGHSAFLCFERIKTTMQKNNVSFAEAKKICYESNIFTTHTPVPAGIDIFTREMMELYFKDYAEKQLKISFDELFYEGDLIRNDEDNDKFNMAYLAINNSKYVNGVSKLHGEVSRKMWDLPKDRTQIKSITNGIHTLSFISKTSESLYEKYYGHDWLKKEKIWEAISNLSDTDIWRMRRRNRLELIKFVRNKTYDILVSKGEYDEYSTDLSDILNENALTIGFARRFATYKRGTLIFKDLERLKKIISNESMPVQFVFSGKAHPKDMEGKYFIEEIISFTQQEEFKNKIIFLENYELDVAKKLVHGCDLWLNNPRRPHEASGTSGMKVIPNGGLNFSILDGWWAEAYSPDYGWKIDSVSESENLTQEEKDWVEVNSMYSVLENEIIPTFYLRNEKNIPVQWISKIKNSMRDLAGYFNTGRMVREYFEEFYSKSLL; via the coding sequence ATGCAAGAAATAATAAATCAATTACGCGAGCTTTCTTTTAATCTTTACTGGTCATGGACAAACGATTTTTATGAAATTTTTGAGGAAATAAATAAAGATACATGGATTTGGTCTCAGAAAAATCCGGTTAAGTTTCTTGAAGTAATTAACCATCAGTATCTTTTCGACATGGTTGAGAAAAGAAACTTAAACGAAAAAATCACAAGCGTATATGTTAATTATAAAAAATATTTATCGGAGAAAAAATATTACGATGCAATTTTAGAAGTAAACAATAAACCTAAAGATAATTCACCCCAGATTTGTTATTTGTCGGCAGAATTCGGAATCACAAAATGTTTAAAATTTTATTCCGGCGGTCTGGGTGTTCTTTCGGGAGACCATCTCAAATCATCAGCAGACCTCGGCTTGCCTCTTGTTGCTGTTGGTCTTGGATATCTTTACGGATACTTTACTCAGTTCATAACAGATAAAGGCGTTCAATCGGAGCTTTATGAAAAAAGTGATTTCCACAGAATGCCGATGAATCTTTTGACGGATGACCATTATAAACCAGTTAAAGTTTCAATCGAACTTCCCGGTAGAATAGTAAAAGCTCAGGTCTGGGTTGTGAAGCTTGGAAATGTAAAGCTTTATCTTCTCGATACCTTTGTAGATGAGAACATGGTTGACGACAAAAGAATAACGGATATACTTTACGGCGGCAACATCGAAAAAAGAATTCAACAGGAAATTCTGCTTGGCATTGGAGGTAAGCGGTTGATGAATATGCTGGGGTATGACATAAAAACGTATCACATGAATGAGGGGCATTCGGCGTTTCTATGCTTTGAAAGAATTAAAACGACGATGCAAAAAAATAATGTTTCGTTTGCTGAAGCAAAGAAGATTTGTTATGAATCAAATATTTTTACAACGCATACCCCGGTTCCTGCGGGTATAGATATTTTCACGCGAGAAATGATGGAGCTTTATTTTAAGGATTATGCGGAGAAGCAGCTGAAAATTTCTTTTGATGAGCTTTTCTATGAAGGAGATTTAATCAGGAATGATGAAGATAATGATAAATTCAACATGGCTTATCTTGCGATTAATAATTCAAAATATGTGAACGGCGTAAGCAAACTTCACGGCGAAGTATCGCGTAAAATGTGGGATTTACCAAAAGACAGAACACAAATAAAAAGCATAACCAACGGCATCCATACTCTATCATTCATTTCAAAAACTTCCGAGAGCTTGTATGAAAAATATTATGGACATGACTGGCTTAAGAAAGAAAAAATATGGGAAGCTATCAGCAATCTTTCTGATACTGACATCTGGAGAATGAGAAGGCGCAACAGATTAGAGCTTATAAAATTTGTCAGGAATAAAACTTATGATATACTTGTGAGCAAAGGAGAATACGACGAGTACTCTACGGATTTATCGGATATACTGAATGAAAACGCTCTGACAATCGGGTTCGCGAGAAGATTTGCTACATATAAAAGAGGGACACTTATTTTCAAAGACCTTGAGCGGTTGAAAAAAATAATTTCAAACGAATCTATGCCTGTTCAGTTTGTTTTTTCAGGCAAAGCTCATCCCAAAGATATGGAAGGAAAATATTTTATCGAAGAAATCATATCTTTTACCCAGCAGGAAGAATTTAAAAACAAAATAATTTTCTTAGAAAATTACGAACTTGATGTTGCAAAAAAACTTGTTCACGGCTGTGACCTATGGCTCAACAATCCGCGTCGTCCTCACGAAGCGTCGGGAACAAGCGGAATGAAAGTCATTCCTAACGGCGGATTGAACTTCAGCATACTTGACGGATGGTGGGCTGAGGCATACTCACCTGATTATGGCTGGAAAATTGACAGTGTTTCCGAATCTGAAAATCTAACGCAGGAAGAAAAAGACTGGGTTGAAGTTAACTCAATGTATTCTGTTCTCGAAAATGAAATTATCCCAACATTTTATTTGCGAAATGAAAAGAACATCCCTGTCCAATGGATTTCAAAAATAAAAAATTCAATGAGAGACCTTGCAGGATATTTCAACACCGGCAGAATGGTGAGAGAATACTTTGAGGAGTTCTATAGCAAATCTCTTCTTTGA
- a CDS encoding T9SS type A sorting domain-containing protein, which yields MKILYPLLITLIITLSITIYSPVLIAQTDDSNLKSVVKLPEGYSPTIMDFIDDPVTIDGYDNFNLGTDFGEPYIATNPKDPKNSICAFNINSIYYTINGTDWIRTLATFPGFSVLGDPVLAFDSLGVCYYVQLYQNGGTYGICVMKSFDKGATWTNSVSAFSTTVGLADKEWIYADYTGGPFSNNVYIGWRQFGSTGMRFVRSTNGGTSWSSPLTFTGNQGAYVCVGPNGSVQGGSVYFASLNSNSILVTRSTDGGVTFGTQINATGTFAPGGTPCAGRQTVKGCIRMDSFPRMAADNSYTASRGNAYIVTVINPEGPDIADIYLYRSTNNGLNWSTGLRVNDDNTTTDQWLPAVTVDKKTGKVFVCWYDSRIDPVNNKRTLIYGAVSTNGGVSFLSNDPISNKDFDPDSMRVVQPGSHYYIGDYIGNSPIENTSYNVWMDGRNRNLGSYTGYYPDYAVIANTSSMNVSTGETRTVTVKVPSKKGPFNETVKFTATLDTLPSSGTIGLSFVNNKDSVTTIPDSVRLNISVNGSVPAKKYTVIIFARGVNGTPSHSRKVELLVNASRLTVATNRSTIVPYQVNGNSYTTPQEFIFANGSNINLNAPLSFLAGSGNYVFLNWSNSGTANQNITINGNTDLFASYKIQYKLLVNSTYGFVTGNNQYFDSASNATFTVTQRVINVGGTNYYFRGWTGGGPGSYTSADSLGRDTIVNHPIFNPYVETARWSTEPAGVIAISSEIPVEYSLYQNYPNPFNPQTKIRFDIIKTGNVRIILYDITGKEVRTVINESKQPGKYETIFDASGLASGIYYYKIISNGFVDVKKMIFIK from the coding sequence ATGAAAATTTTATACCCTCTTTTAATAACATTAATAATAACGCTGTCCATAACAATATATTCACCGGTATTAATCGCCCAGACTGATGATTCAAATTTGAAGTCTGTTGTGAAGCTGCCCGAAGGATATAGTCCTACAATAATGGATTTTATAGATGACCCTGTAACAATCGACGGGTATGATAATTTTAATTTAGGAACCGATTTTGGTGAACCATATATCGCAACAAATCCCAAAGACCCTAAAAACAGCATTTGCGCATTCAACATAAACAGCATTTATTATACAATTAATGGCACCGATTGGATAAGAACTCTTGCAACATTTCCGGGATTCAGTGTCCTTGGTGACCCGGTGCTTGCATTTGATTCGCTCGGAGTTTGTTATTATGTTCAGTTATACCAAAACGGAGGAACTTATGGGATTTGTGTTATGAAATCATTTGATAAAGGAGCAACATGGACAAACTCAGTCAGCGCATTTTCAACAACGGTGGGATTGGCAGATAAAGAATGGATTTATGCAGATTATACGGGAGGACCTTTTTCTAATAATGTATACATCGGATGGAGGCAGTTTGGGTCAACAGGTATGAGATTCGTGAGAAGCACAAACGGAGGAACAAGCTGGTCTTCACCTTTAACTTTTACCGGAAATCAAGGCGCATATGTTTGCGTAGGACCTAACGGTAGTGTTCAGGGCGGCTCGGTTTATTTCGCTTCATTAAATTCAAACTCGATTTTAGTAACAAGGTCAACTGACGGAGGCGTTACTTTTGGCACACAAATAAATGCAACAGGAACATTTGCTCCCGGAGGAACACCATGCGCAGGAAGACAAACCGTAAAAGGATGCATAAGAATGGATTCATTTCCGAGAATGGCTGCTGACAATAGCTACACGGCTTCAAGAGGAAATGCATATATTGTAACGGTTATAAATCCTGAAGGTCCCGACATTGCTGATATTTACTTATACAGGTCAACGAACAACGGACTGAATTGGAGTACGGGACTGAGAGTAAATGATGATAATACAACGACAGACCAGTGGCTTCCGGCAGTAACGGTTGATAAAAAAACAGGAAAAGTTTTTGTATGCTGGTATGATTCGCGAATTGACCCTGTGAATAACAAGCGCACTCTTATATACGGAGCAGTTTCAACAAACGGAGGTGTTTCGTTTTTATCTAATGACCCCATATCAAATAAGGACTTTGACCCTGATAGTATGAGAGTCGTTCAGCCCGGCTCGCATTATTATATTGGTGATTACATTGGAAATTCTCCGATTGAAAATACTTCTTACAACGTTTGGATGGATGGAAGAAACAGAAATCTCGGAAGCTACACGGGATATTATCCTGACTATGCTGTAATTGCAAACACTTCATCCATGAATGTTTCCACCGGTGAGACAAGAACAGTTACAGTCAAAGTTCCTTCAAAAAAGGGTCCTTTCAATGAAACCGTAAAATTTACTGCTACGCTTGATACTCTTCCGTCTTCAGGAACTATAGGGCTTTCTTTTGTAAATAATAAAGATTCGGTTACAACAATACCCGATTCTGTCAGATTAAATATTTCAGTTAACGGAAGTGTTCCCGCAAAAAAATATACAGTTATAATTTTTGCAAGAGGTGTCAATGGAACACCTTCACACTCAAGAAAAGTTGAACTTCTTGTAAATGCATCGCGGTTAACCGTTGCAACAAACAGGTCAACAATCGTTCCTTATCAAGTAAACGGTAATAGTTACACAACCCCGCAAGAATTTATTTTCGCAAACGGCTCTAATATTAATCTGAATGCACCTTTATCATTTTTAGCAGGTTCAGGAAATTATGTGTTTTTAAATTGGTCAAATAGCGGAACGGCTAATCAGAATATTACTATTAATGGAAATACTGATTTGTTTGCATCATATAAAATTCAATACAAGCTGCTCGTTAACTCAACCTATGGATTTGTAACAGGAAATAATCAATATTTTGACTCAGCATCAAACGCAACTTTTACTGTAACTCAGAGAGTAATTAATGTTGGTGGAACGAATTATTATTTCAGAGGATGGACGGGCGGTGGTCCGGGGTCATATACAAGCGCAGACAGTCTCGGTCGCGACACTATTGTAAATCATCCTATATTTAATCCGTATGTTGAAACTGCAAGATGGTCAACAGAACCGGCAGGAGTCATAGCCATAAGCTCCGAAATACCGGTTGAGTACAGCTTATATCAAAATTATCCGAATCCATTCAATCCACAGACAAAAATAAGATTCGATATTATAAAAACGGGAAATGTAAGAATTATATTATATGATATAACAGGAAAAGAAGTTAGAACGGTTATAAATGAATCAAAGCAACCGGGAAAATATGAAACAATTTTTGATGCCTCAGGTCTTGCAAGCGGAATTTACTATTATAAGATAATATCCAACGGCTTTGTAGATGTCAAAAAAATGATATTTATAAAATGA
- a CDS encoding T9SS type A sorting domain-containing protein: protein MKKIILFLIILGGVVSIGLRDQLGGWDDDPNLDQIPAKYREHAQNYIQDFPAAVVITDTSGYDEYHLGNAFAEPHMSINPQDPKQIFAAYNTNVTYRTLDGINWESVTPNIPSAAGDPVTAFDSLGRLYYDNMYAPGGNITGTKLAYSDNVGTQWLGIVDANLGNDKNWIAADQSAGPYSNHVYGVMTPGNIARSTNRGQSFSIVGGFTNQLPGMMVAVGPNGNIQGGTVHIVTGTGSSITPTWAFHKSNDGGASFTTVGVHSYANGVGDYIGNRNSVQNMRTRPYPFIAADNSYGPYRGRFYMIYASNDPPGPGNKPDIWCRYSTDQGVSWSNPPVRVNDNPNPTTSNEWFPSIWCDKNNGRLYVKWLDTRDCPTSDSALVYGSYSTNGGQTFVTNQRISSKKFRINCTTCGGGGTPAYLGDYDAMMSVGGSAGITWTDFRFGNFASFFAYFPDYAVKTSATSVGIPLGGNGNVVVSVPSAKLYSDNVTFTAALQTPPTTGTISLTWQGGNNTVTSIPGQVTLNIAATANVPAGSYTVHIDGRGPGGIPAHRRTVTVLINSSVLKIATNRPGVINYTVNGTSYNQPQEFIFPNGTNVNISTPADFTTPSSKYTFLNWSNGGNATQTVTLNSDLNLVATYKVGYKLLVTSTYGTVTNHNQFFDSGGVAWWCVTPRVVNVSGQNWYFKGWNGSGPNSFTSPDSSGRDTCTGVDHMLNSFVEIARWSTEPHAIHNISSEVPSEYKLHQNYPNPFNPVTRIKFDIIKSGNVKIVVYDLLGKEVAVLANEFLPIGRYEADFDASHLASGIYYYKITTQDFVSVRKMMLLK, encoded by the coding sequence ATGAAGAAAATCATTCTTTTCTTAATTATCCTTGGCGGGGTAGTTTCAATCGGTTTGCGTGACCAGCTCGGCGGTTGGGATGATGACCCAAATCTCGATCAGATTCCTGCTAAATACAGGGAGCATGCTCAAAATTATATTCAGGATTTTCCGGCTGCGGTTGTTATAACAGACACATCGGGCTATGATGAATATCATCTTGGGAATGCATTTGCCGAGCCGCATATGTCAATAAACCCGCAAGACCCCAAACAAATTTTTGCCGCATATAATACTAATGTTACTTACAGAACTCTCGATGGAATTAATTGGGAATCTGTAACTCCGAATATTCCAAGCGCTGCAGGAGACCCTGTAACTGCGTTTGACAGCTTGGGAAGATTGTATTATGACAATATGTATGCTCCCGGTGGAAATATAACCGGAACCAAGCTTGCATATTCGGATAATGTCGGAACTCAATGGTTAGGAATTGTTGATGCGAACCTTGGTAATGATAAAAACTGGATTGCTGCTGACCAGAGCGCAGGTCCATATTCAAACCACGTATATGGAGTAATGACCCCCGGAAATATTGCCCGTTCGACAAACCGTGGGCAAAGTTTCAGCATAGTTGGAGGATTCACAAATCAACTTCCCGGTATGATGGTTGCAGTTGGTCCAAACGGAAATATTCAAGGAGGAACGGTTCATATAGTTACAGGAACAGGAAGTTCTATTACACCAACCTGGGCATTTCATAAATCAAATGATGGCGGTGCCTCATTTACAACAGTTGGCGTGCATAGTTATGCAAACGGTGTGGGTGATTATATCGGAAACCGAAACAGCGTTCAAAATATGAGAACAAGACCATATCCTTTCATAGCTGCTGATAATAGTTATGGTCCTTATAGAGGAAGATTTTATATGATTTATGCATCGAATGACCCTCCGGGTCCGGGTAATAAACCTGATATATGGTGCAGATATTCCACAGACCAAGGTGTTAGCTGGTCTAATCCTCCTGTAAGAGTAAACGATAACCCTAATCCGACCACAAGCAATGAATGGTTTCCTTCAATATGGTGCGATAAAAATAACGGTCGTTTATATGTAAAATGGCTCGATACAAGAGATTGTCCTACATCCGATAGTGCATTGGTTTATGGTTCATATTCAACAAACGGCGGACAAACTTTTGTAACTAACCAAAGAATTTCAAGTAAAAAGTTCAGAATCAACTGCACTACTTGCGGCGGCGGCGGAACACCTGCATATCTTGGTGACTATGATGCAATGATGTCGGTCGGCGGTTCAGCGGGAATTACCTGGACTGATTTCAGATTCGGTAATTTTGCTTCATTTTTCGCTTATTTCCCTGATTATGCTGTTAAAACAAGTGCGACTTCAGTCGGAATACCTCTCGGCGGAAACGGTAACGTTGTTGTATCTGTTCCTTCAGCTAAACTTTATTCTGATAACGTAACTTTCACTGCAGCTCTTCAAACACCTCCAACTACCGGCACAATTTCTTTAACGTGGCAGGGAGGCAATAATACTGTTACATCAATTCCGGGACAAGTTACTCTTAATATTGCTGCAACTGCAAATGTTCCGGCAGGTTCATATACCGTTCACATAGACGGAAGAGGACCCGGAGGAATTCCTGCGCATAGAAGAACCGTAACAGTTCTAATAAACTCTTCGGTATTGAAAATAGCAACTAACAGACCCGGGGTAATAAATTATACAGTAAACGGAACTTCTTATAATCAGCCGCAGGAATTTATATTTCCGAACGGAACGAATGTCAATATTTCTACTCCTGCGGATTTTACAACACCTTCATCAAAATATACCTTCCTTAACTGGTCGAATGGTGGAAACGCAACACAAACCGTTACACTCAACAGTGATTTAAACCTTGTTGCTACATATAAAGTAGGATATAAACTTCTTGTAACATCTACTTATGGAACTGTAACAAATCACAATCAGTTTTTTGATTCAGGTGGTGTGGCATGGTGGTGCGTTACTCCGAGGGTTGTAAATGTAAGCGGACAAAATTGGTATTTCAAAGGATGGAACGGTTCCGGTCCTAATTCATTTACAAGTCCCGATAGCTCCGGCAGAGATACCTGTACAGGTGTAGACCATATGCTTAACTCATTTGTTGAGATAGCCAGATGGTCAACCGAGCCGCATGCCATTCATAACATTAGTTCGGAAGTTCCTTCTGAATATAAGCTTCATCAGAATTATCCGAATCCTTTTAACCCGGTTACAAGGATTAAATTCGATATTATAAAATCAGGTAATGTTAAAATTGTAGTCTATGACCTGCTTGGAAAGGAGGTGGCGGTTCTCGCCAATGAGTTCCTGCCTATAGGAAGGTATGAAGCTGACTTCGATGCTTCGCATCTTGCAAGCGGAATTTATTACTATAAAATAACAACACAGGATTTCGTATCAGTTCGGAAAATGATGCTGTTGAAATAA